In one window of Desertifilum tharense IPPAS B-1220 DNA:
- a CDS encoding ferredoxin: MDRKSPELAENQTGKPARQVLVCQHRTCQKNGSQAVLNAFQAAVSDRVEVVECGCQGQCSLSPTVRVLPDEIWYCRVQPGDIPEIVEQHLQQDRPVERLLHPRIHPRISLFEP, translated from the coding sequence GTGGATCGCAAATCTCCAGAACTCGCTGAAAATCAGACCGGGAAGCCTGCAAGACAGGTTTTGGTCTGTCAGCATCGCACCTGTCAAAAAAATGGTTCCCAAGCAGTGCTTAACGCCTTTCAAGCCGCTGTTTCGGATCGGGTAGAAGTGGTAGAATGCGGCTGTCAAGGACAATGCAGCCTCAGCCCTACCGTTCGCGTTTTACCAGACGAAATCTGGTATTGTCGGGTACAACCCGGCGATATTCCAGAAATTGTCGAGCAACATCTCCAACAGGATCGTCCTGTCGAAAGGCTGTTGCATCCCCGCATCCACCCGCGCATCTCCTTGTTTGAACCTTGA